One genomic region from Natronomonas salsuginis encodes:
- a CDS encoding M48 family metalloprotease: MALHAATVRWLVAQAVVILLFALTLALRAHSRRRECAADDRPVDATADLRALARALVKVQRAATPGRGIRSSLYVHGDEEGMLSRLLATHPPVAERIERLIGRASEPREDYPTRRSQRR, encoded by the coding sequence CTGGCCCTTCACGCTGCGACGGTCCGGTGGCTGGTCGCACAGGCCGTCGTCATCCTGCTGTTCGCGTTGACGCTCGCGTTGCGGGCGCACTCACGGCGACGCGAGTGCGCTGCGGACGATCGACCCGTCGACGCGACCGCCGATCTCAGAGCGCTGGCCCGCGCGCTCGTGAAGGTTCAGCGGGCCGCCACGCCCGGGCGGGGAATACGCTCCTCGCTGTACGTCCACGGGGACGAGGAGGGGATGCTGAGTCGACTGCTCGCGACGCACCCGCCGGTAGCAGAGCGGATCGAACGACTGATCGGTCGCGCGAGCGAACCGCGGGAGGATTATCCAACCCGACGATCGCAGCGACGGTAA